In one Streptomyces marincola genomic region, the following are encoded:
- a CDS encoding ATP-grasp domain-containing protein, translated as MTVMKRILVTGVGGAPGCALARELQRLGCTVVAADADPHAPGLLLPGVEPHVTVPADGSGYRAATLRLCDEARPDAVVSTVERELTQFVALRGPLAERGAATWLPEPGTVELCGDKHRFALAMAEHGIPTPRTVLPRGLDQVPNGPLVVKPRHGQGAQGVHVRRTRERARVLCGLVPGPIVQERVAGREFTADCLVDRGGRASAILRYRLLVKGGLAVVSRTFSDPAVAAAVRAVLATVGITGACCVQGFPLDGDGPDRVVVTEANARVDGGFPASVAAGADDVGQLVRGLFHQDIDHARLTYRPDVTLTKYYETLATSEGTAPR; from the coding sequence ATGACCGTGATGAAGCGCATCCTCGTCACCGGCGTCGGTGGTGCCCCTGGCTGCGCCCTCGCCCGCGAACTCCAGCGCCTGGGCTGCACGGTCGTCGCGGCCGACGCCGACCCGCACGCCCCCGGCCTCCTTCTGCCCGGTGTCGAGCCGCACGTCACGGTTCCCGCCGACGGCTCGGGGTACCGTGCCGCGACGCTGCGGCTGTGCGACGAGGCGCGGCCCGACGCTGTCGTGTCGACCGTCGAGCGGGAGCTGACGCAGTTCGTCGCCCTGCGCGGCCCGCTGGCGGAGCGCGGCGCCGCCACCTGGCTCCCCGAGCCTGGCACCGTCGAGCTGTGCGGCGACAAGCACCGGTTCGCGCTCGCCATGGCCGAGCACGGCATCCCAACGCCGCGCACCGTTCTTCCCCGTGGCCTCGACCAGGTGCCGAACGGGCCGCTGGTCGTCAAGCCGAGGCACGGCCAGGGCGCGCAAGGCGTCCATGTGCGCCGAACGCGGGAGCGTGCGCGGGTGCTGTGCGGGCTGGTCCCGGGCCCGATCGTTCAGGAGCGCGTTGCGGGGCGGGAGTTCACCGCGGACTGCCTCGTCGATCGCGGCGGCCGGGCCTCGGCCATCCTGCGGTACCGGCTGCTGGTCAAGGGCGGGCTCGCCGTCGTCTCCCGCACCTTCAGCGACCCCGCCGTGGCGGCGGCCGTGCGGGCCGTCCTGGCGACGGTCGGGATCACCGGGGCGTGCTGCGTCCAGGGCTTCCCGCTCGACGGGGACGGCCCCGACCGGGTCGTGGTCACCGAGGCCAACGCCCGTGTCGACGGCGGCTTCCCGGCTTCGGTCGCGGCCGGTGCGGACGACGTCGGGCAGTTGGTGCGCGGCCTCTTCCACCAGGACATCGACCACGCCCGGCTCACCTACCGGCCGGACGTCACCCTCACGAAGTACTACGAGACGCTGGCGACCAGCGAAGGGACGGCACCACGATGA